The genome window TAAAAGAATGCGTAAGCTAGCGAGGTTCATTTAGTACTAATGTAGTTTCTTTCGGTTGGTTTGGATTACAGTTTCTCTTGAATAGGCCTATTTATTTAGTAATTGGTGAACAGTTTGAATTCACCTTGGTCTTTTTGTTCAGTTTGTAGGAAAGTCGACCTTTGCGCCCATGCAGTTTATCGATACCCATACCCACCTTTTTCACTCGCAATTTGACGGTGATAGAAAAGAGGTGATGCAACGCGCCATACAAAGTGGTGTGAAGCGTGTATTATTGCCCAACATCGATGTCAGCACGTACGATCAGATGATGGCGATGGTGCGTGACTATCCCGGTGTGGCCTTCCCAATGATGGGGATACATCCCACACATGTTGGAGAAGATAGAGAAGAGCAACTTCAAGCGGTTGAGGTTGCTTTTGATCAGAATCCTGAAGCCTTCGTTGCCGTGGGTGAAATTGGAATTGACCTTTATTGGGAAAAGGATAAACTAGCTTGGCAGCAAGAGGCCTTTGCCCGTCAGATTGATGTCGCCCTCAAGCACGATAAGCCCATTGTTATTCATGCTAGAGATTCCTTCAACGAGATATTTGAAATTGTTGAGGAGAAACAAAACGGTGAACTGAAAGGGGTGCTTCATTGTTTTACTGGGAATTTAGAACAGGCCCAACGTTGTTTGCAATTGGGATTACACTTGGGTATTGGAGGAGTGGCAACCTTCAAGAATGGAGGGTTGGATGCGGTTTTACCGCATATGCCTACCGACAAGCTCGTGTTGGAAACTGACAGTCCGTATTTGGCACCCGTTCCCTATCGCGGCAAGCGCAACGAAAGTAGCTATGTTCCCATAGTAGCTCAACGAGTGGCCGAACTCACGGGGTTAAAACTGACCGAGGTGGCAGCCATTACAACGGAGAATGCAGAGAAACTCTTTAACCTTCCCCAGCAGAAATGAGTGCAGATAAGCCTAGAATCTTATTGTTCTATACAGGAGGTACCATAGGAATGGTGCGAGGTGCGGGTGGAGAGCTCAAGCCGTTCAACTTTGAGCATTTGTTAGAGCAAGTGCCGGAACTGTCTCAGCTCAACTGTGAAATTGAAACCACATCGTTTGAGCATCCGGTTGACTCCAGCGTGATGAAGCCCAGTCATTGGGTTGAAATGGCCGATATCATTGAAAAGTCATACGATGATTTTGATGGATTTGTGATTCTTCACGGAAGCGATACCATGGCGTATACTTCCTCAGCTTTGAGCTTCATATTGGAGAATTTGGCAAAACCAGTCATATTAACAGGATCGCAATTGCCAATAGGAATGTTGCGTAGCGATGCTCGCGAGAACATCATTACGGCCATGGAAATTGCAACGGCACGGACCGAAGAAGGCAAGCCGATGGTGCCAGAAGTTGCTGTTTATTTTGAATATGTATTGCACCGAGGCAATCGTGTGTATAAGTATTCCTCTCAAAGTTTTGATGCTTTTGATAGTCCGAATCACCCCATTTTGGCTGAGTCGGGTGTCGATCTTCACATTTTTAAAGATAAAATTTGCAAGGGAGCAGACGCCCCGATGAAAGTGCATCGAAATCTCGAAACAAACATATCTGTGCTTCACTTTTATCCTGGTATTGAGCGAGATATCATTGAGCACACCCTGTTAAGAGGGAATAGGAAAGGGGTCATTTTGCACACCTTTGGAGCAGGGAACGCTCCTATGGATCCGTGGTTGGATGAGGCTATTCGTCAAGCCATTGCCAACGGTACCGTTGTGGTAAACGTAACACAGTGTAAGGCAGGAGGCGTAGATCAATGGAAATACGCTGCAGGTGCGCATCTAGCACGATTAGGGGTAATCAGTGCTGGCGATATGACACTAGAAGCTGCTATCACTAAAACAATGGTATTGTTAGGTGAAGGATGGACCGCAGCGGAATTCCGCGTAAAATTTGAGAGTTCTCTTTGTGGAGAACGTTCAAATTAAGGTTTGAGGCAGTAGTATTTTTTGTATTTTGCCGCCGATTTTCCGCAGCCCATAAGCTTGCGGATTTGTCGTTGAAATACGGAGAGGTGTCCGAGTGGCTGAAGGAGCGCGCCTGGAAAGTGCGTATACGTTAACGCGTATCGAGGGTTCGAATCCCTCTCTCTCCGCTGAGTTCTTTTTAAAAACCCTAATTGTACGGTACTTTAAACGATTAATTAAGCAACGTTGAAAATGAGAAGAGTACTTTCTTTGTTGGTTCTAGCCGGAATGTTGAGTTTCGGTACGGCCAATGCTCAAGATGAAATGTCATCATCACAAGAGCAAACAGAACAAGCTGACGCATCTATGGCATCTGGGGATAGCTCCTCATCTGCAGAAGCTGCTGAAGCACCTATGGAAGAAGCGGCAGCCCCAGCTGAAACTTCTGCCCCAGCTCCTGCACAAGAAGAAGAATACACGCAAGTATTGCGTCGTTACTTCATCGAAGGTGGCGCTGGCTTTATGGGAATCGTATTGGTAGCCTTGATTCTTGGTCTTGCGATCGTAATCGAGCGTATCCTTTACTTGACATTCTCTATTTCTAACAACGACCGTCTACTTCGCAAAGTAGAAGAGGCTTTGAACTCAGGTGGTGTTGAAGCAGCTAAAGAAGTTTGCCGTGGCGAACGAGGACCAGTTGCAACCATCTTCTACGAAGGTTTGGATCACTACGACGAAGGCATCGAAATGGTTGATAAATCAATCATCTCTGTAGGTTCCGTTGAACAAGGTAAACTCGACAAGGGTGTATCTTGGATTTCATTGTTTATCGCCTTGGCTCCAATGCTTGGTTTCATGGGTACGGTAATCGGTATGATCCAGGCGTTCGACGCGATTGAAGCAGCGGGTGATATCAACCCATCCCTAGTAGCGGGTGGTATTAAGGTGGCACTTTTGACAACCGTATTCGGTTTGATCGTAGCCATCATCCTTCAGATCTTCTACAACTTGATTGTAGCGATGATCGACAATATCGTTAACAAAATGGAAGACGCTTCCATTTCATTCCTTGATCTTATCATCGAATTCGAAAAGAAAAATAAGTAATCATGAAATCAAACATCAAAATGATTTCGATGATTGCAGCGTTGGTAATTGGCCTCGTAGGAGCTATCTCCGTTCTCAGCATTTTTTTAGCAGAGGAAGAGGGAGCAGCTGTTGAAATGGCGATTTACGTTACCATCGGCATTCTCGTACTCGGTGTGATTGCTGCACTTGCCTCTTCATTGAGAGGTATGGTAGTAAACCCGGTAGGAATGAAGAATGCTCTCATCGGAGTCGGAGCACTCGGATTAATCGTGGTTATTTCTCTCGGCTTGGCTGATGGAAGTGATTACGCGAATTACAAGAACACAACAGAAGAAACTGCATATTACGTGTCGGCAGGTATGAATGCCTTCTACATTACAGGACTTTTGGCTGTTCTATCTGTATTGTATTCAGCTGTAGCGAGAATTATTAAGTAAGTATCATGGCAAGAAAAAAACGCGAAATAGCAGAGATCAACGCCGGCTCGATGGCCGATATCGCGTTCTTGCTTCTGATCTTCTTCCTCGTTACGACTACGATGGATATTGATAAGGGTTTGAATCGTCTCTTGCCTCCAATTGAGGAAGATAAGCCGGAAATTCAAGATCAAATCAAAGAGAAGAATATCTTCGTCGTGGTAATCAACGCCAACAACCAATTGTTGGTGGAGAACGAATACATGGAAATTTCAGAGTTGCGTGAAAGTGCAATGGAATTCATCGACAACAACGGTGATGGAAGTTGTATGGAATGTGGCGGAGATCAGAGTCCAACCTCGTCAGACAATCCTAAGAAGGCGATTATCTCTATTTCGAGTGACCGTGGTACTTCTTATGATATGTACGTTTCTGTAACCAATGAGCTCATGGCAGCTTACCACGAATTGCGCGATGACTTATGCATGCGCAAATGGGGTAAAGACTATGATACCATTAAGGAAGAGGCAAAAGACGCTGAGGACGACTCAGAGGCAAAAGACCGCTACAAGTACGTTCAAGAAGTTTATCCATTGCTCCTTTCAGAAGCAGAACCTAAAAGCGTAGGATAATGTCACACATTAAGAAAGAAAAAGCCAGAGAAACCCCTGCGGTTTCTACCGCGTCCCTTCCGGATATCGTGTTCATGCTTTTGTTCTTCTTCATGGTGGCTACTACCATGCGTGAGGTTGAATTGAAAGTGACGGTAGGTAAGCCTAGCGCAACAGAAATTCAGAAGCTAGAACGTAAAGATTTGGTTTGTTACGTTTACGTTGGTGCTCCTAAAACGGATTACCAAGCAAAGTTCGGTACTGAGCCTCGTGTTCAGCTAGACGATCAAATTGCAGCAGTGAGTGAAGTTGGGTTCTTTGTAACTCAAGTTCGTTCTGACATTGCAGAAGCGGAACAATCAAAAATGACCGTTTCCATCAAAGCTGATGGCAACGTGAAGATGGGCCTCATCTCGGATATCAAACAAGAACTCCGTCAGGTGAATGCCTTATTGATTAACTATTCGACTCAGCCGGTGGTAGACGCCGAAAAGATGTTCGAATCGAATATGTAAGAACTCTTCTCATACATATAGGAAGAAAAGGCCACTACAACGTAGTGGCCTTTTTGTTTTGTAGAAAGATGGTCGAAGAACTAGTCTTTCATGGGGTCATTCTGCTGAAGCGGACGCCACGTAAAGGAACTCTTCTTAGCTGTTAGTATTAGCGCGAGTCCCACCACAGCACATACAGTAATAGTCAGTTCATTCTGAGGAATATCAAAGTAGCCCAAGGAAGAGAAATAGGTGATCCCGTTAAATACCATGTGGGCGACAATGGTCATCCATAGCTTGTGGGTGCGGTGATAGATCAATCCCATGCCTAGGGCCAAAAGGAAGATGCTCACGGCGTTGTCAATTTGTAGGTGTGCAAAAGAAAAGAAGACAGCCGTTAAAGTGATCGCAGCCCACGAAGGCATAGATCGATAGAGGAGTCGTTGAACCGTTCCACGGAAAAAGAATTCCTCAGCAAAAGGTGGAAGAAGTACTAAGGCGAAGAATACCGCTGCCTGAGTGAGTGCTTTTGAAGCCAACATTTCTTCAATGAAGCTCTCAGAGCTAGCTTGGAGTTCTCGTTGTTCTAACCACCAATCTGGAGCGCTTTCCCATGAGTGGAAGAGTAGTGAAATATATTCTCCTAATGGAAGCAAAAGCGCGATTCCTAGGAGAGCAACCATCCAATCGCGTGGACTTTTAGTCGGTATGAGATTCCAAGTGTGAACCGCATCTTCTCCTCGCCATTTCAGCAAGAGAAGTGGGGGCATAAGGAATACCATTGTCATGTTTAGAACCTGACGAACAACGGTCCATTCCAACGTGGAAGGGAAGCTGGAAAGTCCGGCCAAGACGATGAACTGCGACACCATTCCGATTAAGATGGCCAGTAAGATTTGGCTACCTATCGATAATTGAGTGAAAATACCTCTCTGCATTTAAGTCCTTTGATGTTTCGTACTTTTGCTCCCATGAGCGAGAGCGTAAAAATAGGGAATGTAGAAGTGGGAGATTTCCCATTGTTGTTGGCTCCTATGGAGGATGTTAGTGATCCTCCTTTTCGTGCCTTGTGTAAGCAGCATGGAGCTGATGTGATGTACACGGAATTCATCTCAAGTGAGGGCCTTATTCGCGATGCGGCGAAGAGTGTCCAAAAACTGGATATTTTCGAGTACGAACGACCTATTGGTATCCAGATTTTTGGGTACGATATCGACAGTATGCGCGAAGCGGCGGCCATCTGTGAAGAGGCTAATCCCGACATCATCGACATCAATTATGGTTGTCCGGTGAAGAAGGTTTCGTGCAAAGGTGCAGGTGCGGGTATCTTGCGCGATATCCCAAAAATGGTTTCCATGACGGAGGAAATCGTCAAGGCTGTAAATAAGCCCGTTACCGTGAAAACTCGTTTGGGCTGGGATGAGAACTCCAAGTATATTGTTGAAGTAGCCGAACGCCTTCAGGATGTGGGTATTCAAGGACTATCTATCCACGGCCGAACCCGCAAGCAAATGTACAAAGGCGAAGCCGATTGGACGCTCATCGGAGACGTGAAGAACAATCCTCGCATGCACATTCCGATCTTTGGGAATGGTGATATAGACACTCCTGAGAAAGCTGTGGAATACCGTGATCGCTATGGGGTTGATGGCATTATGATCGGTAGGGCTTCCATTGGATATCCTTGGGTTTTCAATGAGATTAAGCACTACATGAAAACGGGCGAACACCTCACTAAACCCACCATCAAAGAACGTGTAGAAGCGGCGCGCAAGCATTTCGAGATGGCACTTGAGTGGAAAGGTGAGCGGTTGGCGATCAATGAAACACGTCGCCATTATACCAGCTATTTTAAAGGTCTACCCAACTTCAAGGAATACAGAACTCGCCTAGTGACAGAAGACTATGCGGAGCAGGTATTTGAGATCTTGAACGAAATAGAGGAGACCTACGTAGGGGAAGCAATTCTTTAACTGAGCTTTAGTTTCTCAATCTTTAATCGGCGAACCGCCAACCACGAGATGCTAATTCCTACCGCTAAAATGGTTAGGATGACTTGCAGAATATCCCCTGCCCGAAACTCCACGGGATAGTATTCAACGATGTAGCCGGCGCCAATGGAAACGAGTCCAAATTGTTGTTGGAGAAAAACGATAATCACCCCGAGCAGAAAGCCTATTCCCGCTCCTCCTATGGAAATGAGTAATCCCTCAGCCATAAAAATCCTTCGGAGTAATTTTTCGGATGCCCCCATGCTCCAAAGTGTAATGAGGTCTTTCTTCTTTTCGAGAATCAAGATGTTCACCGAGGAAAGGATGCCAAAACTCGCGACGAGTAGAATGAAAGTGAGTACTAAGTAGGTGATTAAGCCTTCCGATTTCAGTACTTTGAAAATGGCCACTTGTAGGTCATCTCGATCTAAAACTTTCCAATCTTCACCGAGTTTCTCGCTCAATTCATCCTTAAAATCAGCAAGATGGGTTTGTGAATCGAGGGCGATTTCCATCCCAGAAATCAAGGTGTCCACATCAAAGAGTTGCTGTGCAAAGTCGATGGATGTAAACACATACTTAGCATCAAATTCGGGCTGAACTTGAAAGATGCCTTCTGGATAAAGCAGTTTAAATCGAACATTACCCATGGGGTTAAACTGGTCTACTTTGCCCGCTCGGGGAACATACACATGAATGGGAGCAGGTGAAGCCAGGTTACTAACGCCGAGATAAACGGAGACGCCATAGCCGAGTACGGCACCATGTTTCTCTTTGTTGAAACTCAAAAAATGACCTCTGGTAAGCGAAGAATCAATGTCTGTGATCGATTCATACTTTGTATCTACCCCTTTTACCGTGGCAATGTATTCTCTTTCATGATGACGAAAGAGGGCCTTGTCTTCTACCACTTTTGAATAGTGCTTCACTCCGTCCATCGATAGGAGCACATCCTGTTGGTCGGGAGTCCAAGCTGCAAATTTCCCAGTGGCGGGAACTACCTTGATGTCGGGATCAAACGAAACATAGACGCTTCTTACCAAGGTGTCTAATCCGGCGAAGGCCGACAGAACGACTACCATAGCAGCTGTTCCTACCATTACGCCAAGAGAAGAAATGCCCGTAATCCAGTTTACCGCATTTGTCGATTTTTTCGCAAACAGGTAGCGACGAGCTATGTGGAAAGGGAGCCTCACTTAATAGGATTCTCTCCTTCACCTCGAAGAAGACGATCGATGTTTTCTTGATAATCTAAGGAGTCGTCTACGTAGAATTCCAACTCGGGTACAATGCGCAATTGATGGCGCACGCGTTGAGCTAAGTCATTGCGAATGGCAGCCGAATTGTGACGAACCCAAACGAGCAATTCGTTCTTGTCTTTTACTGGGAACATAGAAATGTACACACGAGCAATTCCCAAATCGGGTGTTACGCGAACTTTGGTAACTGAAAGCATAGCGCCAGGGAAGTGGTCTTTGCCCAAACGTTGGAAGATTTCTCCAAAATCGCGCTCGAGAAGGCGCGCTATTTTTTTCTGTCTTGTACTTTCCATAGTGCACAAAGGTACGGATTGGACGTTAGCAATGGTCTATCCATTAATCGAATATAGGTTATTACCTTTGCTGCAATGAAAAAGTATCTACGCGTTCTTCGTTTCGCCAAGCCATACGCTCTGAATGCAGTTGCCAACGGTTTCTTTAACCTGTTGATGGTTATCTTTTCTTTTGCCTCCATCGGTACAGCGCTTCCTCTTTTGGAAATGCTTTTCGAGAATACGAGTCGCATAGAAGAACTCCCAGAAGATTTCAGCTTTACAACCCACGCCAAAGATTGGGTATACTTTCAGTTCGGGCAATTGATTGATCAATATGGCGAAATAAAGATGCTGGGCTATGTTGCAGTGGCCGGTGCTGTCATGTTCTTTTTCAAGAACCTGTTCCGCTATTTGGCACTTTGGTCTCTAGCGCCACTTCGCAACGGCGTTATTCACGACATGCGCCGCGCGGTGCACAAGAAGTGTCTGGAATTGCCTATTTCTTACTTCAGCGAGAAGAGAAAAGGAGATGTTCTAACGCGAATGAGTTCCGATGTTACTGAATTGCAGTGGAGTTTCCTCACATCTTTGGAGATGGTGGTTCGCGATCCGTTGATGATTATCGGAACTATCGTTCTGTTGTTCACCTTGAGTACGAAGCTCACCATATTTGTAATTATTGTTTTTCCACTTACCGGTTTGCTCATCGCTTTCATCGGAAAGTTTTTGAAACGCGCATCGGGTAGAGCACAAGCTCAATTAGGATTCTTACTTTCCATTTTTGAGGAGACCTTAACGGGATTGCGAATCATCAAAGCATTCCGTGCGGAGCGTACTCAGGAAGGTCGGTTTGACAAGGCAAGTGGAGATTACACGCGCTCTATGAATTCCACACTTCGCACTCGTGATTTGAGTTCACCTGTGAATGAGTTCATCGGTGCCTCTGTGATTTTCATGATCATGTGGTACGGTGGCATCATCATTTTGGATAATCCTGCTGATTCAAATTCCATCGGACTCACTGGTGCGCAGCTCATGTTGTACATCGCCTTGTTCTACCAAATCATCCCTGCTTTTAGGAGTCTTACGGGAGCCATCAACAACATTCAGAAAGGTACTGCTTCAGCCGAGCGAATTCTCGAGATATTGGATGCGGAGAACCCCATTACAGAAGCGAAGAATGCCGTTGCGATCGATTCGTTTAAGGACAAGATCAGTCTGAATAATGTGACCTTCAGATACGATCCTGATGGTCCGGCAGTATTGAAGAACGTTAGTTTTGATATCGAGAAAGGCAAAACTATCGCTCTAGTAGGTTCTTCCGGTTCAGGTAAAACCACCGTGTCCAATTTGATTCCTCGATATTGGGATGTGACGGAAGGATCTATCCGCATAGATGGAATAGATATTCGTGATGCGAAGCTAGCGAGTGTGCGAGGTTTGATGGGAATTGTGAATCAGGAGTCAATTCTCTTTAATGATACCATTCGAAATAACATTGCATTGGGGAAAATGGATGCGACCGACGAAGAGGTTCGAAAGGCCGCCGAAGTAGCCAATGCACTGGAGTTTATCGAGAAAATGGAGAACGGCTTTGAGTCGAATATTGGTGAAGGCGGTGGAAAACTCAGTGGTGGTCAACGTCAGCGTATGAGCATTGCCAGAGCTGTATTGGAAGATCCGCCGATTTTGATCTTAGACGAAGCCACATCGGCACTCGATACCGAAAGTGAACGCGTGGTTCAAGATGCTCTCAACAAACTGATGACCAATCGAACATCGCTGATCATCGCTCACCGTTTGAGCACTATTCAGCACGCCGATGAAATATTGGTCATGCAAGATGGGGTTGTTGTTGAGCGAGGAACACATGATCAACTTTTGGCGGCGAATGGCGCCTATGCAAACTTGGTAAATATGCAGTCGTTTGCTTAGTCACCCATCACCCATCACCCGTCACTCATCACCCATCTCCAAACACCAAAAACCACCATCCATGGGACTAGATAAAATTGAACACTTAGGCATCGCGGTAAAAGACCTAGGTGCATCTGAAAAGTTGTTTGAAGCGCTATTAGGTGTGGCGCCCTACAAACGGGAGGAAGTAGAGCGAGAAGGAGTGATTACATCCTTTTTCCAAACGGGACCCAACAAAGTTGAATTATTGGAAGCCACCAATCCGGATTCTCCGATTGCGAAGTATGTAGAGAAGAAAGGCGAGGGTTTGCATCACGTTGCCTTTGCGGTGAATGATATTCGCGCTGAAATGGCCCGACTTAAGTCGGAGGGGTTTCAGTTGTTGAGTGAGGAACCAAAAGAAGGGGCCGACAATAAGTTAGTGGCCTTCTTGCATCCTAAATCCACCAATGGTGTACTTATAGAGCTTTGTCAAGATCGAGGATAGACATTTCATCGGCGTCGTGAAACATAGAAGGGATTCCGAGTTTTTCAGCAGCTTCGATATTGGCAGGGGTGTCATCTACAAATAGACAATCTTCGGCTTTCAGCTTTGCGTCCTTCAAAACGTGCTCGTAAAATGCAGCATTCGGTTTGCGCTCGCCAATTTCATAGCTGAAGTACATCTTTTCGAAAAGCGAGCAGAACTGCTTCCATCCAAAAAGACCTAATTGTTTTTGGATAGCCTCTATATGGATAGGGTTGGTGTTGCTCACCAAATAGAGTTTGTAGTCTTTCTTTAATCGTTTGAGGTAGGCCAGGGTTTCTTCTGGAATGGGTTCAAGTAGAGCATTCCAAGCATTTACAACATCACTTTTCATGGTCCATGTTGCGGCAGGCCACTTCGAAATAAATTCATCCGCAGATATTTTCCCCGTTTCAAAGTCCTCGAAATCTACCGAAGGGAGGGAGTCTTTTACTCCTAGTGAAATCATCGCATCCTTCGTGTAGTCTGGATTGATGGGGATGATAACTCCGCCGAAATCGAGTAATAGAGCCTTTGGTTGATCCATAGTATAGAGCGTTCGAGTATTGATAGAATGCACTTCGAAGGTGATACAAAAGTAGTAGGTTCTGCAACTTTTTTAAAAGAAATTCCTTTCCTTGAATCCAACTAACACATTTCACTCGTATCTATTCCAGTTATGAGTGCTTTGCGAAACAACGAATATTCGTCACAGGCAATGGCCAACACACCCCGAAAATCTGAAGAAGAGATCGTGGCATTGCTTCAAGCGGGGGACAGGAGTGTAATGGAGTATTTATACGACCATTATTCTGCTGCCCTGTATGGAGTATGTCTCAAGGTCGTGCAGGATGAAACTGCTGCGCAAGACGTGTTGCAAGAAGGCTTCGTCAAGATCTGGAAGCGAGGAGCAAAATACGACCCTACCAAGGGTAAGCTCTTCACTTGGATGTTGAATGTAGTGCGCAATACGGCTATTGATTACTTAAGGTCTAAGGCTGTAAAGTATGAGATCAACGGAAACGAGCGCGTATCACATATTATTGAAACCAACAGCTCTCAGGAGATGTCGGTTGATGGTATTGGATTGCGGAAACATCTTTTGCAATTGAGAAAAGAAGAAAGAGAAATTATTGAACTCTCCTATTTTGGTGGATACACGCAAGATGAGATTTCAAAAGAGCTCAAAATCCCGTTAGGGACGGTTAAAACAAGAGCTCGACGAGCGTTAACGGATTTAAGAAAACTGATAGGCACAAACGGTGGATACTAAGCAATACATTGGGTCTGGCATACTGGAGGACTACATCCTCGGTATGGTATCCGATCAAGAGAAGAGAGAGGTTGAGTGCCTTTCTAAGATCTATCCGGAGATCGCCTCTTATCTTGCTGAGATAGAGGACGAGCTTGCCGAAGCGGTTTTAGAAAATGGTGTTACGCCTCCTATGGATCTGAAATCCAAGATCCTTGACAATTTACCTGAACGAGACGACGACGAAGAGGACGTTCGTGAAACTCCAATTATTTCGTTGGTTGATACTCGTCCAGAAGAGAAGAAAGAAGAACCTGTTAAGCGGAAATTCCCATATGGGATAGCGGCTTCCTTTGCGGTTATCATCGCTTTGGGCACGGGTTACTTAAGTTCGAGAAATCGCGTTGGCGCTCTAACCGAGGAGTTGATTCAAACTCAAACTCGTGCAACCTTGGCCAATCAGCGATACGAAGCATTGGAAGAGTCAAATGCTCAATTGGCAGCGGAGTTTGATATGGTGTCGAATCCCAAGACGATGAAGATTGAATTGGGTGCGGTCAATGATGATTTGGCTCAGTCCGTTCAAGGTGCTCCAGTCATTGTGTTTTGGAATCCAGAAAGTCAGGAAGTGATGTTGAATGACATTGCTCTACCTCGTGCGCCTGAAGGGTCTCAATATCAGTTATGGACCCTTGAAGGAGGTCAGCCGATCAATAGAGGTATGCTTTCCCTTGAAGAGAAATCGGGACTTCAAAAGATGATAAGTGCGAATGCTGCAGATGCTTTTGCAATTACTTTAGAACCGCGTGGAGGCTCGGAGTCGCCTACTTTAGAGCAGCTTATGGTTTTAGGTAAAGTTGAAAGTTGATTTCTATTAGGAATTAATGATGAAAGGCCTATTTTTGCCGGCATGATTGGGCCCATAGCTCAGCTGGTTAGAGCAGTTGACTCATAATCAATTGGTCGCGGGTTCAAGTCCTGCTGGGCCCACAGAAGTACATCCCTCGTATCGAATAAGATGCGGGGGATTTCTTTTTTTATTTCATCTGTATCCTAGAATTGGCGGGCGGTTTCGTTGTTTTTTCATAAGTTCGGTTACCATATAACATAAAACTTAACCCCTATGGCTAACGGAGCATTTATTTCTAAAGATGAAGCCGCTGAAATGGTGAATCGATTCAAGAACAATACAACAACCGTTGTAAACACCCCTTATGGTTTTTGGTACGACCGATCAATGGTCGATCAGTTGTTTGAAGACAATCCTACAGCAACCGGGATTCGTGTTTACACTGGACTTGATTCGAATAACCACATGAAGACCATCATTGTGGCTGTTGACTCTCATGGAAATAACCTCTTTGGTGGAGGTACGAATCCGTGTTTAGATCAAGGTGTTTGTTGTCCTCCAGATTGCGGTAACCACCAGCTTTAAAACGAATCTTGGAGATTAAAGAAACTATATCGTTTCTATCTTCTAGTATCCAATTTTGCTTATTTGCAATGTTGGTGATTCTTCCTATCCAATGGATACGCCATCGCACAGTTAGTTGGCCTGTATTAGGCACTTTCCTCTGGATTTCTATCTGTGACATGGCGTCCTTTTGGATGGGGTATTATGGTATTTTTTCCTTTGTTATCCGATTTCTTTACGGTCCAGGAGCTATTCTCGCCTACTATATCGCCTTTGGTGTTTCTATTCAGCACAAAAAGCGGTTTGCCATCACAACCATTCTCGCTTTTCTTGGATGTTTCATCATCATCGGACATACGTTCTTTGTGTATGGAATACATCGAACGGGTTTATGGACGAGTATTATTCCTTATGCTGTCACCACTCCAGTGATCATTTCTATGGGGCTCTTGTTCGATTTGGACATACTGCTAAGTGATCGTCCGAGCAATCGAGATGTGAGAGGCATGGTGTGGTTGAATAGAGCTTGGATGCTCTACTTTGCTTTGGGATATTTAGGTTGGGGCATGCAAGGGTTTGGCCTGATGGTGAGCGACGAAGACTATGAATCTCAGTTTCGCTTATTCAGGCTTATCTCATTGGCGATGGGCTATGCGGTTTTGACTGTTATCGGAATCTACGCTGCCTTTAAATTCAATTTGAAAAAAGAGTGGAAGACGATGAACTGATAAAAGTCCTTTTCCTTTTTGGGGGCGGTTTAATTACCATCCTTATTGTGATG of Phaeocystidibacter marisrubri contains these proteins:
- a CDS encoding TatD family hydrolase, which produces MQFIDTHTHLFHSQFDGDRKEVMQRAIQSGVKRVLLPNIDVSTYDQMMAMVRDYPGVAFPMMGIHPTHVGEDREEQLQAVEVAFDQNPEAFVAVGEIGIDLYWEKDKLAWQQEAFARQIDVALKHDKPIVIHARDSFNEIFEIVEEKQNGELKGVLHCFTGNLEQAQRCLQLGLHLGIGGVATFKNGGLDAVLPHMPTDKLVLETDSPYLAPVPYRGKRNESSYVPIVAQRVAELTGLKLTEVAAITTENAEKLFNLPQQK
- a CDS encoding asparaginase — protein: MSADKPRILLFYTGGTIGMVRGAGGELKPFNFEHLLEQVPELSQLNCEIETTSFEHPVDSSVMKPSHWVEMADIIEKSYDDFDGFVILHGSDTMAYTSSALSFILENLAKPVILTGSQLPIGMLRSDARENIITAMEIATARTEEGKPMVPEVAVYFEYVLHRGNRVYKYSSQSFDAFDSPNHPILAESGVDLHIFKDKICKGADAPMKVHRNLETNISVLHFYPGIERDIIEHTLLRGNRKGVILHTFGAGNAPMDPWLDEAIRQAIANGTVVVNVTQCKAGGVDQWKYAAGAHLARLGVISAGDMTLEAAITKTMVLLGEGWTAAEFRVKFESSLCGERSN
- a CDS encoding MotA/TolQ/ExbB proton channel family protein, which translates into the protein MRRVLSLLVLAGMLSFGTANAQDEMSSSQEQTEQADASMASGDSSSSAEAAEAPMEEAAAPAETSAPAPAQEEEYTQVLRRYFIEGGAGFMGIVLVALILGLAIVIERILYLTFSISNNDRLLRKVEEALNSGGVEAAKEVCRGERGPVATIFYEGLDHYDEGIEMVDKSIISVGSVEQGKLDKGVSWISLFIALAPMLGFMGTVIGMIQAFDAIEAAGDINPSLVAGGIKVALLTTVFGLIVAIILQIFYNLIVAMIDNIVNKMEDASISFLDLIIEFEKKNK
- a CDS encoding ExbD/TolR family protein, with protein sequence MARKKREIAEINAGSMADIAFLLLIFFLVTTTMDIDKGLNRLLPPIEEDKPEIQDQIKEKNIFVVVINANNQLLVENEYMEISELRESAMEFIDNNGDGSCMECGGDQSPTSSDNPKKAIISISSDRGTSYDMYVSVTNELMAAYHELRDDLCMRKWGKDYDTIKEEAKDAEDDSEAKDRYKYVQEVYPLLLSEAEPKSVG
- a CDS encoding ExbD/TolR family protein yields the protein MSHIKKEKARETPAVSTASLPDIVFMLLFFFMVATTMREVELKVTVGKPSATEIQKLERKDLVCYVYVGAPKTDYQAKFGTEPRVQLDDQIAAVSEVGFFVTQVRSDIAEAEQSKMTVSIKADGNVKMGLISDIKQELRQVNALLINYSTQPVVDAEKMFESNM
- a CDS encoding CPBP family intramembrane glutamic endopeptidase, translated to MQRGIFTQLSIGSQILLAILIGMVSQFIVLAGLSSFPSTLEWTVVRQVLNMTMVFLMPPLLLLKWRGEDAVHTWNLIPTKSPRDWMVALLGIALLLPLGEYISLLFHSWESAPDWWLEQRELQASSESFIEEMLASKALTQAAVFFALVLLPPFAEEFFFRGTVQRLLYRSMPSWAAITLTAVFFSFAHLQIDNAVSIFLLALGMGLIYHRTHKLWMTIVAHMVFNGITYFSSLGYFDIPQNELTITVCAVVGLALILTAKKSSFTWRPLQQNDPMKD